The following are encoded together in the Lathyrus oleraceus cultivar Zhongwan6 chromosome 3, CAAS_Psat_ZW6_1.0, whole genome shotgun sequence genome:
- the LOC127126501 gene encoding protein sym-1, with amino-acid sequence MMSGACCALTHTPLLSPPSVTVFPQPTPLQFQPLSYRSLPPFTHLRLRHPRLSALSNDGSGGTGGTAGNGGSGGWNSGGNESEEDGGGKWSFLSWYMALLAKYPVPVKALTSAILTLIGDLICQLVIDKVQTPDWKRTFLFTLLGIVLVGPTLHFWYLYLSQLVTLPGTSGALLRLVLDQFLFSPMFIGVFLATLVTLEGRPSQAVPKLKQEWFSAVIANWQLWIPFQFLNFRFVPQQFQVLASNVVALVWNVILSFKAHKEVDPK; translated from the exons ATGATGTCCGGTGCATGTTGTGCACTAACCCACACCCCCCTTCTGTCACCCCCTTCCGTAACCGTTTTCCCTCAACCCACTCCTCTTCAATTTCAACCACTCTCTTACCGCTCTCTACCTCCCTTCACCCATTTGCGCCTCCGTCATCCTCGCCTCTCCGCCCTCTCCAACGACGGTTCCGGCGGAACTGGTGGAACAGCCGGTAATGGCGGCTCTGGAGGCTGGAATTCCGGTGGAAACGAATCCGAGGAAGATGGAGGAGGAAAATGGTCCTTCTTGTCATG GTACATGGCTCTTCTCGCAAAGTATCCTGTTCCTGTTAAGGCCTTAACATCTGCAATTTTGACACTGATTGGAGATTTGATTTGCCAG CTTGTGATAGACAAAGTGCAGACACCGGACTGGAAGAGGACATTCCTCTTTACACTGCTCGGTATCGTGTTAGTTGGTCCAACACTGCATTTCTG GTACTTGTATCTGAGTCAATTGGTTACACTTCCTGGAACATCAGGTGCACTTTTGCGGCTTGTACTTGATCAG TTCTTATTTTCTCCCATGTTCATTGGAGTTTTCTTAGCTACATTGGTGACGCTAGAGGGAAGACCATCACAAGCTGTACCTAAGCTTAAACAG GAGTGGTTTTCTGCTGTTATAGCAAATTGGCAATTATGGATACCTTTTCAATTTCTCAACTTTAGATTTGTCCCGCAACAATTTCAG GTCCTTGCTTCGAATGTTGTTGCTTTGGTGTGGAATGTTATTCTCTCATTTAAAGCACACAAAGAAGTTGATCCAAAATAG